A single genomic interval of Meles meles chromosome 9, mMelMel3.1 paternal haplotype, whole genome shotgun sequence harbors:
- the LOC123951053 gene encoding A-kinase anchor protein SPHKAP isoform X3 — protein MYEVSEAQEGIASGSLRGGLGSSITACKKVLCSNSLLESTDYWLQNQRTPCQIGFVEDKSENCASVCFVNLDVNKDACSTEHLQQKLVNVSPDLPKLISSMNVQQPKENEIVLLSGLTSGNLQADFEVSQCPWLPDICLVQCARGNRANSTNCIIFEINKFLIGLELVQERQLHLETNILKVEDDTNCSLSSIEEDFLTASEHLEEENEVEDYRSGYENINVSATLLESKRPKEATQEEWTNNKETLLCALEDKYTGKYYPMTKAEGSLEKVEDTPLQSLGASVEPSEWKGDAVQNKRPATNYYYLENVKGHVEKSQAPYIPGDAYFSRMVENGGPPIYSALTKHDNSLDPGDREDGTNAFPPKQDGEATAGEYATNLAESVLQDAFIRLSQSQPAPPHGSAVSVSVGNALLPSGCSAKGIVVPQSWNKLPKIVIVQSPDGSEAAPEAGIPSWSEVEVSVETSGVPSGENSSSHPQSALEVALACAATVIGTISSPQATERLKMEQESLVSTPPLGGHEPLQTQIPQVLKEPSTSEYSFPSALCGMTQVASAVAVCGLGEPGEAKAPSGLSCAAEACAAVPPLCGLATAGTLELGNEAIAWALLREAALVLTRSGACSSVGDLMESMSERIIETASKPQVFENVSSENVLRNELAQTLSSVILKHSIDEAHQKNKMLGRNDSRHSPETLDTLMESASQLLFRVICFTFKKMSRFVQLGECPAVLADETISWTETELGYRPPDQAGSLAWTKALEYSSSSPLSNPCSASLVINNLVDDVCPKQDSKGPVKPGLFQNPMLQSHWPCRPREPHSSTAKTAPREIYQKAMAGEDPNNPHQMRRHSESEYRAASEGDWTLAVGKGSRGSHDAEDGASANVQEKYNRASPLNNEVQVNLSSLGNDLLLPAQPVLQAKHADIYCITDFAEELAEMIVSMATEIAAICLDNSNGKQPWFCAWKRGNEFPVSPNVSCRSLKRKKESQTSGAAVRKHKPPRLSEIKRKTDEHPELKEKLMNRVMDESMNLEDVPDSVSIFANEVAAKIMNLTEFSMVDGVWQAQSHPRNRLLSGDRWNRPKASSCESIPEEDSNAQAYVNSLGLMSTLSQPVSRASSVSKQSSCESITEEFSRFMVNQMENEGRGFELLLDYYAGKNASSILNSAMQQACRKNDHLSVRPSCPSKQSSTESITEEFYRYMLRDIERESRDSTSSRRSSQDWTVGLLSPSLRSPLCYRQSSVPDSRSLGARLTVNAPIKANSLDGFAQNSQQDFLSVHPVSSASSSGLCKSDSCLYWRGGTDQITNMLIHETWANSIKALMQKNKIIVDDAEAAEADPASGGSPMQVEKCADRPASSRVQSGPTLPVQESVDNPRKGSITESKQPLVASQSKAAPLTNHNSLDSFKKETSSCQGTMPVNRTRRSLCSREVPLIHIETDQREECVGEPEHSPSETRPLQEAEEHLKEENVPDVVKGGDTAGSACQNPSDSLDAKDVTGAEVSAEGRAPDEFPNLSSSSGESMDSWSQLANEEDNPDDTSSFLQLSERSMRCNPGWVYMSNGHSSATSSLGTMDLDIYQESMPSSPMINELVEEKEILKGQSENVEEGASGMQVGAASPQGSLLVINFDLEPERPDAELRATLQWIAASELGIPTIYFKKSQENRIEKFLDVVRLVQQKSWKVGDIFHAVVQYCKVHEEQKEGTPSLFDWLLELG, from the exons TGCCCTTGGCTGCCAGATATCTGCTTGGTCCAGTGTGCGAGAGGGAACAGGGCAAACAGTACCAACTGCATCATCTTTGAAATCAACAAATTTTTGATCGGTCTGGAGCTGGTGCAGGAGCGGCAACTCCATCTGGAAACAAATATCTTAAAAGTGGAGGATGACACCAACTGCTCCCTGTCTTCAATCGAGGAGGACTTTCTCACCGCCTCTGAGCACTTGGAGGAGGAAAACGAGGTGGAAGACTATAGGAGCG GTTATGAGAATATAAATGTCTCAGCTACTCTTTTGGAAAGTAAAAGACCAAAGGAAGCCACTCAGGAGGAATGGACTAACAACAAGGAAACGTTGCTTTGTGCTTTGGAAGACAAATATACTGGCAAATATTATCCGATGACGAAAGCAGAAGGATCGCTGGAAAAAGTAGAAGACACCCCTTTGCAGAGCCTTGGTGCATCAGTCGAGCCATCGGAATGGAAAGGTGACGCTGTGCAGAATAAGAGGCCAGccacaaattattattatttagaaaatgttaaaGGTCACGTGGAAAAATCACAGGCACCATATATTCCTGGGGATGCTTACTTCTCCAGGATGGTTGAGAACGGTGGGCCTCCCATATATAGTGCCCTCACTAAGCATGACAACAGCTTGGATCCCGGGGACCGTGAAGATGGCACAAATGCCTTTCCCCCCAAGCAGGACGGAGAAGCCACTGCTGGCGAGTATGCTACAAACTTAGCAGAATCCGTGCTGCAAGATGCATTTATTCGGTTGTCCCAGTCTCAGCCTGCACCGCCCCACGGTTCCGCAGTCAGTGTTTCTGTCGGAAATGCTCTGCTACCCAGTGGCTGCTCCGCAAAAGGTATAGTGGTCCCTCAGTCATGGAACAAGCTCCCCAAAATTGTCATTGTTCAGAGTCCAGATGGCAGTGAGGCTGCACCTGAGGCGGGCATCCCCTCATGGTCTGAGGTGGAGGTCTCCGTCGAAACCTCAGGTGTCCCCTCTGGAGAGAACTCCAGCAGTCACCCTCAGAGTGCTCTCGAAGTTGCACTGGCTTGCGCGGCCACTGTGATTGGAACCATTTCCAGTCCTCAGGCCACAGAAAGGCTCAAAATGGAGCAAGAATCTTTGGTTTCAACTCCTCCACTGGGAGGCCATGAACCACTGCAAACTCAAATACCACAAGTACTCAAGGAGCCTTCCACCAGTGAATACTCCTTTCCATCTGCTCTGTGTGGCATGACTCAGGTGGCAAGTGCCGTTGCTGTGTGTGGCCTGGGTGAACCTGGAGAGGCGAAGGCTCCGAGTGGCCTCTCGTGTGCAGCTGAGGCCTGTGCGGCTGTCCCCCCGCTCTGTGGTCTGGCCACAGCAGGGACCCTGGAGCTGGGAAATGAGGCCATTGCTTGGGCATTGCTCAGGGAGGCTGCTCTGGTTTTAACAAGGTCCGGTGCCTGTAGCAGCGTTGGAGACCTCATGGAATCCATGAGCGAGAGAATCATAGAAACTGCTTCAAAGCCTCAGGTCTTTGAAAATGTCAGCTCAGAAAATGTCCTCAGGAATGAGCTGGCACAGACCCTGTCCAGTGTTATCCTGAAGCATTCCATTGATGAAGctcaccaaaaaaacaaaatgcttgGTCGCAACGACAGCAGGCATTCACCCGAAACCCTCGACACCTTGATGGAGAGTGCCAGTCAGCTGCTCTTCCGTGTGATATGCTTTACATTCAAGAAGATGAGTCGTTTTGTACAGCTTGGGGAATGCCCCGCCGTCCTCGCTGATGAGACCATCAGCTGGACGGAAACGGAATTAGGCTACCGGCCACCTGACCAGGCTGGCAGTCTAGCCTGGACCAAAGCCCTTGAGTATTCCAGCAGCTCTCCACTCAGCAATCCATGCAGTGCTAGTCTTGTGATCAATAATCTTGTAGATGATGTTTGTCCGAAGCAAGATAGCAAGGGCCCGGTGAAGCCAGGCCTCTTCCAGAACCCTATGCTGCAATCTCACTGGCCCTGTAGACCCAGAGAGCCTCATTCTTCAACTGCTAAAACAGCCCCCAGAGAAATATATCAAAAAGCAATGGCAGGAGAAGATCCAAACAACCCTCATCAGATGCGCAGGCACAGTGAGAGTGAGTACAGAGCAGCTTCGGAGGGAGATTGGACACTGGCAGTGGGCAAGGGCAGCAGAGGTTCCCACGACGCAGAGGACGGCGCCAGTGCAAATGTGCAGGAGAAGTATAATCGTGCCTCCCCTCTAAACAATGAAGTTCAAGTGAACCTGTCTTCGTTAGGGAATGACTTGCTGCTTCCTGCTCAACCTGTGCTACAGGCAAAACACGCAGATATATACTGCATTACGGACTTCGCGGAAGAATTAGCAGAGATGATTGTCTCCATGGCAACTGAAATCGCAGCAATTTGCCTTGACAACTCAAATGGAAAACAACCCTGGTTCTGTGCGTGGAAGAGAGGGAATGAGTTTCCGGTTTCCCCGAACGTATCCTGCCGGTCtttgaagaggaagaaggaaagccaGACCAGTGGGGCCGCAGTGAGGAAACACAAGCCACCAAGGCTCAGCGAGATCAAGAGGAAAACCGATGAGCACCCGGAGCTTAAGGAGAAGCTGATGAACAGGGTCATGGATGAGTCGATGAACCTTGAGGACGTCCCGGATTCTGTCAGTATTTTTGCAAACGAAGTGGCAGCCAAGATCATGAACCTAACAGAGTTCTCCATGGTGGATGGTGTCTGGCAAGCCCAGAGTCATCCCCGGAACCGGTTACTCAGTGGAGACAGGTGGAACCGGCCGAAGGCCTCCAGCTGTGAAAGCATCCCAGAGGAGGACTCGAATGCCCAGGCTTATGTAAACAGCCTGGGTTTAATGAGTACCCTAAGTCAGCCAGTTAGCAGGGCCAGCTCTGTCTCCAAGCAGTCCAGCTGTGAGAGCATCACTGAGGAGTTTTCCAGGTTCATGGTGAACCAGAtggaaaatgaaggaagagggTTTGAGTTACTGCTGGATTACTATGCGGGCAAGAACGCCAGCAGCATCCTGAACTCAGCCATGCAACAGGCATGCCGTAAAAATGACCATCTCAGTGTGAGGCCAAGCTGTCCCTCTAAGCAGTCCAGCACCGAGAGCATAACCGAGGAGTTTTATAGGTACATGCTGAGGGAcattgagagagaaagcagagacagCACCTCCTCCAGACGAAGCAGCCAGGATTGGACGGTTGGCTTACTGTCACCTTCTCTGCGATCCCCATTGTGTTACAGACAGTCGTCCGTGCCAGATAGCAGATCCCTGGGCGCCAGGCTGACAGTGAACGCACCCATCAAAGCCAACTCTTTAGATGGCTTCGCTCAAAACAGCCAGCAAGACTTCCTAAGTGTACATCCAGTCAGTAGCGCTTCCTCCTCAGGTCTCTGCAAATCTGACTCTTGCTTGTATTGGAGAGGGGGAACTGACCAGATCACCAACATGTTAATTCACGAGACGTGGGCAAACTCAATCAAAGCCCTCATGCAGAAGAACAAAATTATAGTGGATGATGCCGAGGCAGCTGAGGCTGATCCTGCCTCTGGTGGCTCTCCCATGCAAGTGGAGAAATGTGCAGACAGACCAGCTTCAAGCAGAGTGCAAAGTGGGCCAACTCTTCCTGTTCAGGAGTCCGTTGATAACCCAAGGAAAGGCTCCATTACTGAAAGCAAACAGCCCTTGGTGGCATCTCAGAGCAAAGCTGCTCCTCTTACAAACCACAACAGtttagattcttttaaaaaggaaacttcttCGTGCCAGGGGACTATGCCTGTAAACCGCACCAGGAGGTCACTTTGCTCAAGAGAAGTGCCTTTAATTCACATCGAAACGGATCAGAGAGAAGAGTGTGTTGGAGAACCTGAACATTCCCCCTCTGAAACCAGGCCCCTACAAGAAGCAGAGGAgcatttgaaagaagaaaacGTCCCAGACGTGGTGAAGGGTGGAGACACTGCCGGGAGTGCCTGCCAAAACCCCAG TGACAGTCTTGATGCCAAAGATGTAACAGGGGCTGAAGTCTCGGCAGAAGGCAGAGCCCCCGATGAGTTCCCCAACCTTTCCAGCAGCAGTGGGGAGAGCATGGACAGCTGGTCCCAGCTTGCCAATGAGGAGGACAATCCAGATGACACGAGTAGCTTCCTGCAGCTCAGTGAGCGATCCATGAG ATGCAACCCAGGCTGGGTTTACATGAG caatggccacagtagtGCCACTAGCAGTCTTGGCACTATGGACCTGGACATTTATCAGGAAAGCATGCCATCTTCTCCCATGATTAA TGAATTAGTAGAAGAAAAGGAGATTCTTAAAGGACAGTCAGAAAACGTAGAGG AAGGTGCCTCTGGAATGCAAGTGGGAGCGGCCAGCCCCCAGGGGAGCCTGCTGGTGATCAACTTTGACCTGGAGCCAGAGCGTCCTGATGCTGAACTTCGAGCCACGCTGCAGTGGATAGCTGCATCTGAACTTGGGATCCCTACCATCTACTTTAAGAAATCTCAGGAAAACAGAATCGAAAAG tttttagatGTCGTGCGGCTGGTTCAGCAGAAGTCCTGGAAAGTGGGAGATATCTTTCATGCAGTCGTTCAGTATTGCAAAGTGCatgaggagcagaaggaggggacCCCAAGTCTCTTTGACTGGCTCTTGGAACTGGGATAA
- the LOC123951053 gene encoding A-kinase anchor protein SPHKAP isoform X4 translates to MDGNSLLSVPSNLESPLMYEVSEAQEGIASGSLRGGLGSSITACKKVLCSNSLLESTDYWLQNQRTPCQIGFVEDKSENCASVCFVNLDVNKDACSTEHLQQKLVNVSPDLPKLISSMNVQQPKENEIVLLSGLTSGNLQADFEVSQCPWLPDICLVQCARGNRANSTNCIIFEINKFLIGLELVQERQLHLETNILKVEDDTNCSLSSIEEDFLTASEHLEEENEVEDYRSGYENINVSATLLESKRPKEATQEEWTNNKETLLCALEDKYTGKYYPMTKAEGSLEKVEDTPLQSLGASVEPSEWKGDAVQNKRPATNYYYLENVKGHVEKSQAPYIPGDAYFSRMVENGGPPIYSALTKHDNSLDPGDREDGTNAFPPKQDGEATAGEYATNLAESVLQDAFIRLSQSQPAPPHGSAVSVSVGNALLPSGCSAKGIVVPQSWNKLPKIVIVQSPDGSEAAPEAGIPSWSEVEVSVETSGVPSGENSSSHPQSALEVALACAATVIGTISSPQATERLKMEQESLVSTPPLGGHEPLQTQIPQVLKEPSTSEYSFPSALCGMTQVASAVAVCGLGEPGEAKAPSGLSCAAEACAAVPPLCGLATAGTLELGNEAIAWALLREAALVLTRSGACSSVGDLMESMSERIIETASKPQVFENVSSENVLRNELAQTLSSVILKHSIDEAHQKNKMLGRNDSRHSPETLDTLMESASQLLFRVICFTFKKMSRFVQLGECPAVLADETISWTETELGYRPPDQAGSLAWTKALEYSSSSPLSNPCSASLVINNLVDDVCPKQDSKGPVKPGLFQNPMLQSHWPCRPREPHSSTAKTAPREIYQKAMAGEDPNNPHQMRRHSESEYRAASEGDWTLAVGKGSRGSHDAEDGASANVQEKYNRASPLNNEVQVNLSSLGNDLLLPAQPVLQAKHADIYCITDFAEELAEMIVSMATEIAAICLDNSNGKQPWFCAWKRGNEFPVSPNVSCRSLKRKKESQTSGAAVRKHKPPRLSEIKRKTDEHPELKEKLMNRVMDESMNLEDVPDSVSIFANEVAAKIMNLTEFSMVDGVWQAQSHPRNRLLSGDRWNRPKASSCESIPEEDSNAQAYVNSLGLMSTLSQPVSRASSVSKQSSCESITEEFSRFMVNQMENEGRGFELLLDYYAGKNASSILNSAMQQACRKNDHLSVRPSCPSKQSSTESITEEFYRYMLRDIERESRDSTSSRRSSQDWTVGLLSPSLRSPLCYRQSSVPDSRSLGARLTVNAPIKANSLDGFAQNSQQDFLSVHPVSSASSSGLCKSDSCLYWRGGTDQITNMLIHETWANSIKALMQKNKIIVDDAEAAEADPASGGSPMQVEKCADRPASSRVQSGPTLPVQESVDNPRKGSITESKQPLVASQSKAAPLTNHNSLDSFKKETSSCQGTMPVNRTRRSLCSREVPLIHIETDQREECVGEPEHSPSETRPLQEAEEHLKEENVPDVVKGGDTAGSACQNPSDSLDAKDVTGAEVSAEGRAPDEFPNLSSSSGESMDSWSQLANEEDNPDDTSSFLQLSERSMSELVEEKEILKGQSENVEEGASGMQVGAASPQGSLLVINFDLEPERPDAELRATLQWIAASELGIPTIYFKKSQENRIEKFLDVVRLVQQKSWKVGDIFHAVVQYCKVHEEQKEGTPSLFDWLLELG, encoded by the exons TGCCCTTGGCTGCCAGATATCTGCTTGGTCCAGTGTGCGAGAGGGAACAGGGCAAACAGTACCAACTGCATCATCTTTGAAATCAACAAATTTTTGATCGGTCTGGAGCTGGTGCAGGAGCGGCAACTCCATCTGGAAACAAATATCTTAAAAGTGGAGGATGACACCAACTGCTCCCTGTCTTCAATCGAGGAGGACTTTCTCACCGCCTCTGAGCACTTGGAGGAGGAAAACGAGGTGGAAGACTATAGGAGCG GTTATGAGAATATAAATGTCTCAGCTACTCTTTTGGAAAGTAAAAGACCAAAGGAAGCCACTCAGGAGGAATGGACTAACAACAAGGAAACGTTGCTTTGTGCTTTGGAAGACAAATATACTGGCAAATATTATCCGATGACGAAAGCAGAAGGATCGCTGGAAAAAGTAGAAGACACCCCTTTGCAGAGCCTTGGTGCATCAGTCGAGCCATCGGAATGGAAAGGTGACGCTGTGCAGAATAAGAGGCCAGccacaaattattattatttagaaaatgttaaaGGTCACGTGGAAAAATCACAGGCACCATATATTCCTGGGGATGCTTACTTCTCCAGGATGGTTGAGAACGGTGGGCCTCCCATATATAGTGCCCTCACTAAGCATGACAACAGCTTGGATCCCGGGGACCGTGAAGATGGCACAAATGCCTTTCCCCCCAAGCAGGACGGAGAAGCCACTGCTGGCGAGTATGCTACAAACTTAGCAGAATCCGTGCTGCAAGATGCATTTATTCGGTTGTCCCAGTCTCAGCCTGCACCGCCCCACGGTTCCGCAGTCAGTGTTTCTGTCGGAAATGCTCTGCTACCCAGTGGCTGCTCCGCAAAAGGTATAGTGGTCCCTCAGTCATGGAACAAGCTCCCCAAAATTGTCATTGTTCAGAGTCCAGATGGCAGTGAGGCTGCACCTGAGGCGGGCATCCCCTCATGGTCTGAGGTGGAGGTCTCCGTCGAAACCTCAGGTGTCCCCTCTGGAGAGAACTCCAGCAGTCACCCTCAGAGTGCTCTCGAAGTTGCACTGGCTTGCGCGGCCACTGTGATTGGAACCATTTCCAGTCCTCAGGCCACAGAAAGGCTCAAAATGGAGCAAGAATCTTTGGTTTCAACTCCTCCACTGGGAGGCCATGAACCACTGCAAACTCAAATACCACAAGTACTCAAGGAGCCTTCCACCAGTGAATACTCCTTTCCATCTGCTCTGTGTGGCATGACTCAGGTGGCAAGTGCCGTTGCTGTGTGTGGCCTGGGTGAACCTGGAGAGGCGAAGGCTCCGAGTGGCCTCTCGTGTGCAGCTGAGGCCTGTGCGGCTGTCCCCCCGCTCTGTGGTCTGGCCACAGCAGGGACCCTGGAGCTGGGAAATGAGGCCATTGCTTGGGCATTGCTCAGGGAGGCTGCTCTGGTTTTAACAAGGTCCGGTGCCTGTAGCAGCGTTGGAGACCTCATGGAATCCATGAGCGAGAGAATCATAGAAACTGCTTCAAAGCCTCAGGTCTTTGAAAATGTCAGCTCAGAAAATGTCCTCAGGAATGAGCTGGCACAGACCCTGTCCAGTGTTATCCTGAAGCATTCCATTGATGAAGctcaccaaaaaaacaaaatgcttgGTCGCAACGACAGCAGGCATTCACCCGAAACCCTCGACACCTTGATGGAGAGTGCCAGTCAGCTGCTCTTCCGTGTGATATGCTTTACATTCAAGAAGATGAGTCGTTTTGTACAGCTTGGGGAATGCCCCGCCGTCCTCGCTGATGAGACCATCAGCTGGACGGAAACGGAATTAGGCTACCGGCCACCTGACCAGGCTGGCAGTCTAGCCTGGACCAAAGCCCTTGAGTATTCCAGCAGCTCTCCACTCAGCAATCCATGCAGTGCTAGTCTTGTGATCAATAATCTTGTAGATGATGTTTGTCCGAAGCAAGATAGCAAGGGCCCGGTGAAGCCAGGCCTCTTCCAGAACCCTATGCTGCAATCTCACTGGCCCTGTAGACCCAGAGAGCCTCATTCTTCAACTGCTAAAACAGCCCCCAGAGAAATATATCAAAAAGCAATGGCAGGAGAAGATCCAAACAACCCTCATCAGATGCGCAGGCACAGTGAGAGTGAGTACAGAGCAGCTTCGGAGGGAGATTGGACACTGGCAGTGGGCAAGGGCAGCAGAGGTTCCCACGACGCAGAGGACGGCGCCAGTGCAAATGTGCAGGAGAAGTATAATCGTGCCTCCCCTCTAAACAATGAAGTTCAAGTGAACCTGTCTTCGTTAGGGAATGACTTGCTGCTTCCTGCTCAACCTGTGCTACAGGCAAAACACGCAGATATATACTGCATTACGGACTTCGCGGAAGAATTAGCAGAGATGATTGTCTCCATGGCAACTGAAATCGCAGCAATTTGCCTTGACAACTCAAATGGAAAACAACCCTGGTTCTGTGCGTGGAAGAGAGGGAATGAGTTTCCGGTTTCCCCGAACGTATCCTGCCGGTCtttgaagaggaagaaggaaagccaGACCAGTGGGGCCGCAGTGAGGAAACACAAGCCACCAAGGCTCAGCGAGATCAAGAGGAAAACCGATGAGCACCCGGAGCTTAAGGAGAAGCTGATGAACAGGGTCATGGATGAGTCGATGAACCTTGAGGACGTCCCGGATTCTGTCAGTATTTTTGCAAACGAAGTGGCAGCCAAGATCATGAACCTAACAGAGTTCTCCATGGTGGATGGTGTCTGGCAAGCCCAGAGTCATCCCCGGAACCGGTTACTCAGTGGAGACAGGTGGAACCGGCCGAAGGCCTCCAGCTGTGAAAGCATCCCAGAGGAGGACTCGAATGCCCAGGCTTATGTAAACAGCCTGGGTTTAATGAGTACCCTAAGTCAGCCAGTTAGCAGGGCCAGCTCTGTCTCCAAGCAGTCCAGCTGTGAGAGCATCACTGAGGAGTTTTCCAGGTTCATGGTGAACCAGAtggaaaatgaaggaagagggTTTGAGTTACTGCTGGATTACTATGCGGGCAAGAACGCCAGCAGCATCCTGAACTCAGCCATGCAACAGGCATGCCGTAAAAATGACCATCTCAGTGTGAGGCCAAGCTGTCCCTCTAAGCAGTCCAGCACCGAGAGCATAACCGAGGAGTTTTATAGGTACATGCTGAGGGAcattgagagagaaagcagagacagCACCTCCTCCAGACGAAGCAGCCAGGATTGGACGGTTGGCTTACTGTCACCTTCTCTGCGATCCCCATTGTGTTACAGACAGTCGTCCGTGCCAGATAGCAGATCCCTGGGCGCCAGGCTGACAGTGAACGCACCCATCAAAGCCAACTCTTTAGATGGCTTCGCTCAAAACAGCCAGCAAGACTTCCTAAGTGTACATCCAGTCAGTAGCGCTTCCTCCTCAGGTCTCTGCAAATCTGACTCTTGCTTGTATTGGAGAGGGGGAACTGACCAGATCACCAACATGTTAATTCACGAGACGTGGGCAAACTCAATCAAAGCCCTCATGCAGAAGAACAAAATTATAGTGGATGATGCCGAGGCAGCTGAGGCTGATCCTGCCTCTGGTGGCTCTCCCATGCAAGTGGAGAAATGTGCAGACAGACCAGCTTCAAGCAGAGTGCAAAGTGGGCCAACTCTTCCTGTTCAGGAGTCCGTTGATAACCCAAGGAAAGGCTCCATTACTGAAAGCAAACAGCCCTTGGTGGCATCTCAGAGCAAAGCTGCTCCTCTTACAAACCACAACAGtttagattcttttaaaaaggaaacttcttCGTGCCAGGGGACTATGCCTGTAAACCGCACCAGGAGGTCACTTTGCTCAAGAGAAGTGCCTTTAATTCACATCGAAACGGATCAGAGAGAAGAGTGTGTTGGAGAACCTGAACATTCCCCCTCTGAAACCAGGCCCCTACAAGAAGCAGAGGAgcatttgaaagaagaaaacGTCCCAGACGTGGTGAAGGGTGGAGACACTGCCGGGAGTGCCTGCCAAAACCCCAG TGACAGTCTTGATGCCAAAGATGTAACAGGGGCTGAAGTCTCGGCAGAAGGCAGAGCCCCCGATGAGTTCCCCAACCTTTCCAGCAGCAGTGGGGAGAGCATGGACAGCTGGTCCCAGCTTGCCAATGAGGAGGACAATCCAGATGACACGAGTAGCTTCCTGCAGCTCAGTGAGCGATCCATGAG TGAATTAGTAGAAGAAAAGGAGATTCTTAAAGGACAGTCAGAAAACGTAGAGG AAGGTGCCTCTGGAATGCAAGTGGGAGCGGCCAGCCCCCAGGGGAGCCTGCTGGTGATCAACTTTGACCTGGAGCCAGAGCGTCCTGATGCTGAACTTCGAGCCACGCTGCAGTGGATAGCTGCATCTGAACTTGGGATCCCTACCATCTACTTTAAGAAATCTCAGGAAAACAGAATCGAAAAG tttttagatGTCGTGCGGCTGGTTCAGCAGAAGTCCTGGAAAGTGGGAGATATCTTTCATGCAGTCGTTCAGTATTGCAAAGTGCatgaggagcagaaggaggggacCCCAAGTCTCTTTGACTGGCTCTTGGAACTGGGATAA